The Phacochoerus africanus isolate WHEZ1 chromosome 9, ROS_Pafr_v1, whole genome shotgun sequence genomic sequence cctccgccagagccacggcaacaagggatccgagctgcgtctgcgacctacagcacagctcagggcaacgctggatccttaactcactgagcaaggccagggatggaacctgcaacctcatggttcgtagtcggattcgttaaccactgagccacgacgggaactcctcaaataatttctttcatgGTTCTACTTACCTATTTTTCGTATAATAGTAACAGTATTCAGACCTAAATCTTTCAAGATCATTACTTTAAAACCAGCTTTTAAAGATCAGTAGTATTATTTTGTAAGGGTTCTATTTGTAGGTCAGATCTGAATCTGGagaaatctggttctttgaaattaTAACTTGCTGGTATTTTCAAACAACCTGAGGACTGTGTGACAACCTCCTTTTCTTACAAGAAAGAAGAGTagagagtttccgtcgtggtgcagtggaaatgaatccgactagtatccatgaaaatgcaggttcaatccctggccttgctcattggattaaggatccggtgttgccatgagctgtggtgtaggttggatcctgcgttgctctggtgtaggctggtagctgtagcttctatctgacccctagcctggggcttCCACATAccagggtacagccctaaaaagcaaaaaaagaaaaaaaaagaaggaaaagtgggGTCTCTATACATTGCACATGTCTGAATAGATGTATTCTTATTTTCTGACAGCCCATTACTAGCTCCCCGCCCAAATGGATGGCTGAAATAGAACGCGATGACATTGACATGTTGAAAGGTAAGCAAAGCTGGTGACCTCTAACCTTCAACCTGACTTTTATGCTCCTGCACAAACCacctttccagtttttctttcacAATTCCCTTACAAGTATTTTTGGCTTCAAATTGCCTATTTAACCATCCTTATTCATGGTTCTTCATATCTAAATGCCTTTCTCTACTTTTCCATGTGTAGAAATAATTCAAGACCCAACCATACTGATTTCTTCTGCTGCTAAATTCCTTTAATGTTAACTTTATTTTGTATAATActtagtgttggagttcccatcttggctcagtggaaacaaatccaactaggaaccatgaggttgtgggttcgatccccagccttgctcagtgtgttaaggatctggcattgctgtgagctgtggtgtagatcacagactcagctcggatcctgtgttgctgtggcagaggcccgcagctgcagctccgattcaaccctagcctgggaacctccatatgcctcgagtgtggccctaaaaagaaaaaaaaaaaaattaacgttAACTATAAGCTCTCacataaaatttcttatttaattctcataaagaCCCTGTGAGTTAGATATGATGTCTAAGGTTCAGAAGTTAACCAAGCTTTATTATAGAAAGAGTTAAAATTTAAACtctgaacttttttttgtctctttgtcttttccagggccacaccagcagcatatggaagttcccaggctaggggtctaatcagagctgtagccgccggcctccgccagagccacagcagcgccagatctgagccgtgtctgcagcctatacaacagctcatggcaacaccggatccttaacgctctgagtgaggccaggggtagaacctgcaacctcatggttcctagtcggattcgttaaccactgaaccacgatgggaactcctaaactcggATCTTTTAAAGCTAGTCTCTTACTGTTATAATGCAAGTGCCTTATTTAGGATTTGCTGTCATATATTGTTATGAGTACTATTAATTGACAaccccttagtgggttaagacctGTCTTTTAGTTCTTTCTatctcatcaatttctcccatAGAGAATACTGTAAGTAGTGAATATCATTGTTTGATAAATGGCTTGGGACTAAATCACAaagtagaaatttaaattaaaaaacattaattttccttgattttgctctactttacttcattttttttatcatccTCCTAGTGATAAGATTCATGATGGTTTTGAAGTAATAGAATGAAATTGAGGTAAAAAATCTGGGGTTCTTAAGCTATTTAAGCAGCTGAACAGATTCACAAAGTCTACTTATGCCAGATATAGATAATAAGTATGGCATGATGAGTGAGAGAAAATAACACCTTTATTTGACTTCAGAAATAATTCATTGTTCTGCATGAAATGCTTAAAAGCAGATCCCTTCCTCCATCTGGAAAAATTAAGTCTCAAGGGCATCTTGGGTTCATTGTTCTAATGTTCCAAACagacatttatataatattccatcAGCATGTATTTTCTAAGGAAGCTTTAAAGTTTGATAAGGGATCAGAGCATTCTATTTCATGCAAGTTCATGTATGTCCTAAACTTAAAAGGAATTAAGTTCTGTTTAAATGAAAATCTGGGAAGataaatttttaagtttactgtctttttatctggtaaagttaaaaatttttttatgggaATTTGATTTGAAGGTAAAATTTAGATTAATATTTAGCCTGTTTTCTAAACCTGgagaaataggaaagaataaGTGTTTTATTGTCACTTGGAGTAATGTGGACTTATAAATGACAGCTGAGATAGTGTCCTTTTTGTGAGACAGATCTGTCTGTTTGCTGTCTCAATGCTATGTCAGATCacaagttttcaaattttaacCATATATTCATTTTGTATGATAGGCAAAATGAATGTTACAAAAAGATCCTTAGGATAAAACATGTAATTTGTTATTGTGTTTATGCTAATTCTCTTCTCATTAAGTGGGTAAGCTTATCTGAGGCATTTTGCAGTGGTGGAAAAATTCACTGATTTGATTTGTgcgtttttgtgtgtgtgcacatgtctgtgctgggggtggtggtgatgtgATTGGTTGAGAAGAGATATGGATCCATTTTCTACTTATTTCATAGGAATTAagcttgaaattttaatttttttaaatttttaaattttttttgtcttttttgttgttgttgttgttgctatttcttgggccgctgctgcggcatatgggggttcccaggctaggggttgaatcggagctgtagccaccggcctatgccagagccacagcaacgcgggatcccagccacgtctgcaacctacaccacagctcacggcaacgccggatcgttaacccactgagcaagggcagggaccgaacccgcaacctcatggttcctagttggattcgttaaccactgcgccacgacgggaactccaagcttgaaATTTTTATAACAAGGATTTGCAACCCGCATGCATTGTTACTAGAAGCAGTGGAAAGAAATGGTATTGAAATAAATGATTCTATTTCAGAACTGGGGAGCCTCACCACAGCTAATTTGATGGAGAAGGTACGAGGCCTTCAGAACCTGGCCTATCAGTTGGGGCTGGATGAGTGTGAGTACCCAGATCCATTTATTCAGGGTTGCATGTTGTGTATTTAATGATGAGCTCTGGTGTAATTCAGAAAGTAACTTTAGTATCTTTATTAGGTGTTCTCATGGTAAGAAGCCGCTATAATCTAAAGTGTGCCTTTATAATAGAGTGTCAAAGTAATTACAGAGTTTACTAGGTTACAAGTTATTGTTCTTTGTATAGTGAAAGCATATTGGTAACTCTTAGTTTTAAGCGATAAAATGTCAAATCAAACAATCTTAAGCAAAAGAAGGATTTTATTCACATAAATCAAAATTCTAGGGGTAGAATTAGCTTTGAGCATATCTAGATTCATGACTCTTAGTGAAGTCTTTGGAATATGCCCTCATTCTTGTTTTAGTTTGCTATCTAAACTTCACTCATGCATTAATATTATTCTTTGATCTAGCACCAGGGAAGGTAACCAGCAGGAACACCAGCTCTTATGTCTTTAAATCTCATAATCCTAAAAGAAAGAACATCTTTTCTGCACATGGCAAAGAAAGGTCTTGGGGAGGACCCTGACTGTTCCATCTTGACTCACATACCTATCTTGGAACCAGTCCTTTAGCCGAGCAGCGTGGAGCACTGGGATGGGCCAGGCGTGGGGCCTGGGTGTGGATGCAGATTGGAGTGGTTATTCAGACTCAAATCACATGGAATGTGATTGTGGAGGATTGGTTCCCCAAAGGAAGGTTCATGTAGTAGACCAGGAACGTAATCTGCTAGTATGAGTGATGCTTTTAAAGTTCTCGTCTATTCCTAACTGTTCTCCAttcttttagtttaaaattatttcttgggagttcccgctgtggctcagcaggttaaaaacccaactagcatccatgaggatgtgaatttgatccctggcctcgctcagtgggttaaggatctggcattggtgtgagctgtgatacaggccagcagctgcagctctgattcaacccctagcctgggaacttccatatgccccaggtgcagccctaaaaagcaaaaataaaagaaaataatttctttataaacTATATATCTTTCCATACtatattcattataaaattgGAAGAGGAATTGTACCAAATTTTCACTTTGTAATTGAAAGAAATACTTAGCATAAATACAGTGCTTAGAACTTTGTTCTCAGGGGGTAGGTACCTCCTGAGACCTTCATaaagccacaatttttttttaagtacttaatgaattttattacatttataggtatacaacaatcatcacagccaaattttacagcatttccatcccaaaccctcagtgcattcccccaccccccaacctgtctcatttggaaaccataagtttttcaaagcctgtgagtcagtgtctgttctgcagagaagttcattgtgtcctcatAAAGCCAAAATTTTGAGGGATTACTGtagcttatgattttttttcaaaaatgcaagTTTTGCCCTGATTAGCGGTCTCAACAAAAGTTTCataaattgtctttatttataGAGTATATAGTGAATTTGTTCATATCATTGATTTTACTGCCAAattcaatattttactttaaaatttagtttaaaatttctgatttttgaCTCATAATCAATACTTCCTTAGtcctctttatgttttctttatttccatttctgtcaTTAGCAGTCAATGTTCTTGTACCAAAAATTTTTGTTCATTCATCACTTCACGAATCAAGGAGCAGAGAACCACAGACTGCTTTGAGATATGTTTGCTGAGTAGTCTGCTAGGTTTACTCATTGTTACCTAACTCCCCTGTGTATTAgttatttatttctcatgattGAAGTTTATGTCCTAGCAAAAGTACTAATTATTATATATGTCATGGACCTTGAGGGTCTATATTGAAAGCCCTGTGATTATTAAATTTGTGAAAGTGAGGCTTGTACAGTATAAAACTTGATTGTGTTTCTAGCTCTGGACAATACATGCTGTAATGATCTCTCTGTTATCTCTCTGTCAGTTTTTCTTATGAAATTAAGTTTCATGCTTGTTGTATCAAGGAGATGCTGTATGACACATATATTTATCAACAGTATTGTCTCTAATTGTAGATGAAATCACTATATTcccttttattaattttcctttttctgctttcctgctgagaaagataatgtattttttcccacactttttattatggaaagttTTAAACATGTATCAAAGGAGTGCGAGTAGAATATTGACCTCATATACTCATTACTTGGCTTCAATAGTCAGCATATGGCCGATTTGTTTCACTTATACCAAACTAcgtaattattttaaagcaaatctctgGCATCATATTATCTCACGACTAAATAACCTTGTATATGATTC encodes the following:
- the LIN52 gene encoding protein lin-52 homolog isoform X1, giving the protein MGWKMASPTDGADLEASLLSFEKLDRASPDLWPEQLPGVAEFAASFKSPITSSPPKWMAEIERDDIDMLKELGSLTTANLMEKVRGLQNLAYQLGLDESPGKVTSRNTSSYVFKSHNPKRKNIFSAHGKERSWGGP